A window from Hoeflea sp. IMCC20628 encodes these proteins:
- a CDS encoding (2Fe-2S)-binding protein → MTKSHIELTINGKKVEALVEPRTLLIHFLREQQSLTGAHIGCDTGHCGACTVDMDDMSVKSCMTFAVQANGTEITTIEGVANADGTLSALQEGFRMMHGLQCGFCTPGMILRAHRLLQENPAPTEDEIRHGISGNLCRCTGYVNIVKSIQYAAAKINGTPFQEAAE, encoded by the coding sequence ATGACAAAATCGCATATCGAACTGACGATCAACGGCAAGAAGGTCGAGGCTCTGGTTGAGCCGCGCACATTGCTGATCCATTTCCTGCGCGAACAACAGAGCCTGACCGGAGCCCATATTGGTTGCGACACGGGCCATTGCGGTGCGTGCACCGTTGACATGGACGACATGTCGGTCAAGAGCTGCATGACTTTCGCGGTGCAGGCCAACGGCACTGAAATCACCACCATCGAAGGCGTTGCCAATGCCGACGGTACGTTGAGTGCGCTGCAGGAAGGCTTCCGCATGATGCACGGTCTGCAGTGCGGTTTCTGCACACCCGGCATGATCCTGCGGGCGCACCGCCTGTTGCAGGAAAATCCGGCACCGACCGAAGACGAAATCCGCCATGGCATTTCCGGCAACCTTTGCCGCTGCACCGGCTACGTCAACATCGTCAAGTCGATCCAGTATGCCGCCGCGAAGATCAACGGCACCCCGTTTCAGGAGGCTGCAGAATGA